The proteins below come from a single Agrobacterium vitis genomic window:
- the hutU gene encoding urocanate hydratase, whose product MTNPRHNIRDVRAATGTELTAKSWMTEAPLRMLMNNLDPDVAERPHELVVYGGIGRAARTWEDFDRIVATLKTLTEEETLIVQSGKPVGVFKTHKDAPRVLIANSNLVPHWATWDHFNELDKKGLAMYGQMTAGSWIYIGTQGIVQGTYETFVEAGRQHYNGNLKGKWILTGGLGGMGGAQPLAAVMAGACCLAVECDETRVDFRLRTRYVDAKAHTLDEALALIDQWTKAGEAKSVGLIGNAADIFPELVKRGVRPDIVTDQTSAHDPINGYLPSGWTVAEWRAKQESDPKAVERAARASMKVHVAAMVDFWNMGVPTLDYGNNIRQVAKEEGLENAFAFPGFVPAYIRPLFCRGIGPFRWAALSGDPEDIYKTDAKVKELLPDNKHLHNWLDMARERIAFQGLPARICWVGLGDRHKLGLAFNEMVRSGELKAPVVIGRDHLDSGSVASPNRETEAMKDGSDAVSDWPLLNALLNCASGATWVSLHHGGGVGMGFSQHSGMVICADGTDDAARRLERVLWNDPATGVMRHADAGYDIALDCAKEKGLRLPGILGN is encoded by the coding sequence ATGACCAACCCACGCCACAATATCCGCGATGTGCGGGCCGCAACCGGAACCGAGTTGACTGCCAAGAGCTGGATGACAGAAGCTCCCTTGCGCATGTTGATGAACAATCTCGACCCCGACGTGGCCGAGCGGCCGCATGAGTTGGTGGTTTATGGCGGCATTGGCCGCGCCGCCCGCACTTGGGAGGATTTTGACCGCATTGTTGCTACGCTGAAAACCCTCACCGAAGAAGAGACCCTGATTGTACAATCGGGCAAGCCAGTCGGTGTGTTCAAAACCCATAAAGATGCGCCACGGGTGCTGATTGCCAATTCCAACCTCGTGCCCCATTGGGCCACATGGGACCATTTCAACGAGCTGGATAAGAAGGGGCTGGCCATGTATGGCCAGATGACCGCAGGCTCGTGGATCTACATTGGCACCCAAGGCATTGTGCAGGGCACCTATGAAACCTTCGTGGAAGCGGGTCGCCAGCACTATAACGGCAACCTCAAAGGTAAGTGGATATTAACCGGCGGTCTCGGCGGAATGGGTGGCGCCCAGCCGCTGGCAGCCGTTATGGCCGGCGCATGCTGCCTTGCGGTGGAATGTGATGAAACCCGTGTCGATTTTCGTCTTCGCACCCGCTATGTCGATGCCAAGGCCCACACGCTGGATGAAGCGCTGGCCTTGATTGACCAATGGACCAAGGCTGGCGAAGCCAAATCCGTGGGCCTGATCGGCAATGCCGCCGACATCTTCCCGGAACTAGTCAAGCGCGGCGTGCGTCCCGATATTGTCACCGACCAGACCTCGGCCCATGACCCCATCAATGGTTATCTGCCGTCTGGCTGGACCGTTGCCGAGTGGCGCGCCAAGCAGGAGAGCGATCCGAAAGCGGTGGAGCGTGCCGCTCGTGCCTCGATGAAAGTGCATGTGGCCGCCATGGTGGATTTCTGGAACATGGGCGTGCCGACGCTGGATTATGGCAACAATATCCGCCAAGTCGCCAAGGAAGAAGGGCTGGAAAATGCCTTTGCCTTCCCCGGCTTTGTGCCTGCCTATATCCGCCCGCTGTTTTGCCGGGGCATTGGTCCCTTCCGCTGGGCAGCCCTGTCAGGTGATCCAGAGGATATTTACAAGACCGATGCCAAAGTGAAGGAATTGTTGCCCGACAACAAGCACCTGCACAATTGGCTGGATATGGCCCGCGAGCGCATTGCCTTTCAGGGCCTGCCCGCCCGCATCTGCTGGGTGGGTCTGGGCGATCGCCATAAACTGGGTCTGGCTTTCAACGAAATGGTTCGCAGTGGCGAGCTGAAAGCCCCCGTTGTCATTGGCCGTGACCATCTTGACAGCGGCTCCGTTGCCTCGCCCAACCGCGAAACCGAAGCGATGAAAGACGGCTCGGATGCGGTCTCCGACTGGCCGCTCCTGAACGCGCTGCTCAACTGCGCCTCAGGTGCCACATGGGTATCGCTGCACCATGGTGGCGGGGTTGGTATGGGCTTTAGCCAGCATTCGGGCATGGTGATCTGCGCCGATGGCACCGATGATGCAGCACGGCGCTTGGAGCGGGTGTTGTGGAACGACCCGGCCACCGGCGTCATGCGCCATGCCGATGCGGGCTATGACATAGCACTCGATTGCGCCAAGGAAAAAGGCCTGCGCCTGCCTGGCATTCTGGGCAATTGA
- a CDS encoding carotenoid oxygenase family protein yields the protein MTVPFPNKPEFTGSLYKPARFEGQVYDLEVEGKVPEEIDGTFFQVAPDPQYPPMLGEDIFFNGDGAVSAFRFKNGHVDFQRRYVMTERLKAQRDARASLHGIYRNPFTNDPSVKDISNSTANTNVVVHNGKLLALKEDSPPYALDPITLETIGLYDFDGQLTSATFTAHPKFDPETGDLLCFGYEAKGEATPDIVYYEIDKHGRMKREVWITAPYAAMIHDFAVTEHFVIFPLMPLTADLERMKQGGKHFQWQPGLDQLFGILRRDGDGRDVRWFKAPNGFQGHTLNAFDDGGRIFVDMPVTSGNIFYFFPQSDGTVPPPETLSSQMMRWTFDMRSNGNNIEVKPLTSFACEFPRSDDRYCGRQYRHGFVIAMDPTKPFDEARIGPRPFQFFNQLAHLDIATGKTQLWFADDQSCFQEPIFVPRRPDAPEGDGYVIGLVNRLAERATDLLVLDAQHLSDGPIATIKLPMRLRMSLHGNWVPGDQLKAG from the coding sequence ATGACAGTCCCATTTCCAAATAAGCCTGAATTTACTGGATCGCTCTATAAGCCGGCCCGTTTTGAAGGCCAGGTTTATGATCTCGAAGTGGAGGGCAAGGTGCCCGAGGAGATCGACGGCACGTTCTTTCAGGTTGCTCCCGACCCGCAATATCCCCCAATGCTTGGAGAGGACATTTTCTTCAATGGCGATGGCGCTGTCAGCGCCTTCCGGTTCAAGAACGGCCATGTGGATTTTCAGCGTCGTTACGTGATGACCGAGCGATTGAAGGCTCAGCGCGACGCCCGCGCCTCCCTGCATGGGATCTATCGCAATCCCTTTACCAATGATCCGAGCGTCAAGGATATTTCCAACTCCACCGCCAATACCAATGTCGTTGTTCACAATGGCAAGCTGCTGGCGCTGAAGGAGGATAGCCCACCTTATGCCCTCGACCCGATCACGCTTGAAACCATCGGTCTTTATGATTTCGATGGTCAGTTGACCAGCGCGACCTTCACGGCCCATCCGAAATTCGACCCTGAAACCGGCGATCTGCTGTGTTTCGGCTACGAGGCTAAAGGCGAGGCGACCCCCGACATCGTCTATTACGAGATCGACAAGCATGGCCGGATGAAGCGTGAAGTGTGGATCACGGCACCTTATGCCGCAATGATCCATGATTTCGCGGTCACGGAGCATTTCGTGATTTTCCCGCTGATGCCGTTGACGGCGGATCTGGAGCGGATGAAGCAGGGCGGCAAGCACTTCCAGTGGCAGCCGGGTCTGGATCAGCTGTTCGGCATTCTGCGCCGGGATGGCGACGGACGTGATGTTCGTTGGTTCAAGGCGCCTAACGGTTTCCAGGGCCACACGCTGAACGCCTTCGATGACGGCGGCAGGATCTTTGTCGATATGCCCGTGACATCAGGCAATATCTTCTATTTCTTCCCGCAATCGGATGGCACAGTGCCGCCGCCGGAAACCCTGTCGTCACAGATGATGCGCTGGACTTTCGACATGCGGTCGAACGGCAACAATATCGAAGTGAAGCCGCTCACCAGTTTCGCTTGTGAGTTTCCCCGCAGCGACGACCGCTATTGCGGCCGGCAATATCGCCATGGCTTTGTGATCGCCATGGATCCAACCAAGCCGTTTGACGAAGCCCGGATCGGCCCGCGTCCGTTTCAGTTCTTCAACCAGCTGGCGCATCTGGATATTGCAACCGGTAAAACCCAGCTCTGGTTTGCCGATGACCAGTCCTGTTTCCAGGAGCCGATCTTCGTGCCACGCCGGCCGGATGCGCCGGAAGGCGATGGCTATGTGATCGGTCTGGTCAATCGATTGGCGGAGCGCGCCACGGATCTCCTCGTGCTGGATGCGCAACATCTGTCCGACGGTCCGATTGCGACCATCAAGCTGCCGATGCGTCTACGCATGTCGCTGCACGGCAATTGGGTGCCGGGCGATCAGCTGAAGGCGGGTTGA
- a CDS encoding aldehyde dehydrogenase family protein, translating to MNAINRSGPYGAYSGQYIGGTWRPGTTGDVLNVNNPYSGEKIAEIALASVEDLDAAYLAAEAAQRDWAERPASVKRDVFLRAAQIVDQRHAEIVDMIIAESGSTRIKAEIEWASVRDMMLEVSGMPSRVQGRIIPSEVPGKDVRVHRAPLGVIGVISPWNMPMHLSHRSIAPALALGNAVVVKPAEETPISGGLMIAKIYEEAGLPGGLLNVVVGLAGVIGDMFTLHPVPKFISFTGSARVGRHIGQLAMQGSTLKRVGLELGGNAPCVVLDDADLDLAVRGALFGRFLHQGQICMSTNRIIVDASIYDEFVTRFIERASKLTYGDPSLIGTNIGPIISKRQLDGILAKINEAKASGLHLALGGEPQGLVLPPHVFIDVDNNSTLAQSELFGPVVPIIKAHGEEDALKLANQTEFGLSSAVFTRDEGRGLRFAKRIHAGMTHINDISVADSPNAMFGGEKNSGIGRFNSDWVIAEFTCDHLITTQSIPLQYPF from the coding sequence ATGAACGCGATCAACCGGTCGGGACCCTATGGCGCTTACAGCGGCCAGTATATTGGCGGCACCTGGCGTCCTGGCACCACAGGGGATGTCCTTAATGTCAACAATCCCTATTCCGGGGAAAAAATTGCCGAAATCGCGCTGGCCTCGGTGGAGGATCTCGATGCGGCCTATCTGGCCGCCGAAGCGGCGCAGCGCGATTGGGCGGAGAGGCCCGCCAGCGTAAAGCGCGATGTCTTTCTGCGCGCCGCGCAAATCGTCGATCAACGGCATGCTGAAATCGTCGATATGATCATCGCCGAATCCGGCAGCACGCGCATCAAGGCCGAGATTGAATGGGCTTCGGTGCGCGATATGATGCTGGAGGTGTCCGGCATGCCGTCGCGCGTCCAGGGCCGGATTATTCCCAGCGAAGTGCCTGGCAAGGACGTGCGGGTGCATCGCGCTCCTCTCGGGGTCATCGGGGTTATCAGCCCCTGGAACATGCCAATGCATCTGTCGCATCGTTCGATCGCGCCGGCGCTGGCGCTTGGCAATGCGGTGGTTGTCAAGCCGGCGGAAGAGACCCCGATCAGCGGCGGGTTGATGATTGCCAAGATTTATGAAGAGGCTGGCCTGCCGGGCGGCCTTCTGAATGTGGTCGTCGGCCTTGCCGGGGTGATCGGCGACATGTTCACGCTGCATCCCGTGCCGAAGTTCATTTCCTTTACCGGATCGGCACGCGTCGGTCGTCATATCGGGCAGCTTGCCATGCAGGGCTCAACCTTGAAACGGGTGGGGCTTGAACTTGGCGGTAATGCGCCTTGCGTTGTGCTTGATGATGCGGATCTCGATCTGGCCGTCCGGGGCGCGCTCTTTGGCCGTTTCCTGCACCAGGGCCAGATCTGTATGAGCACCAACCGGATCATCGTTGATGCCTCGATCTATGACGAGTTTGTCACTCGCTTCATTGAGCGTGCCTCCAAGCTTACCTATGGCGATCCCAGTCTGATCGGCACCAATATCGGTCCGATCATCAGCAAGCGCCAGCTTGACGGTATCCTGGCAAAAATTAATGAAGCCAAGGCCTCTGGCCTTCATCTGGCGTTGGGTGGTGAACCGCAAGGCCTGGTCCTGCCGCCGCATGTGTTTATTGATGTCGATAACAATTCGACGCTGGCCCAAAGTGAACTGTTTGGCCCCGTTGTTCCGATCATCAAGGCTCATGGTGAGGAGGACGCGCTGAAACTCGCCAACCAGACCGAATTCGGCCTCTCCAGTGCGGTTTTCACACGCGATGAAGGGCGTGGCCTGCGGTTTGCCAAGCGCATCCATGCCGGCATGACCCATATCAATGATATATCCGTTGCCGATAGCCCCAATGCTATGTTCGGGGGTGAAAAAAATAGCGGTATCGGGCGGTTCAACAGCGATTGGGTCATCGCGGAATTCACCTGCGATCACCTGATCACCACCCAAAGCATTCCCCTGCAATATCCCTTCTGA
- a CDS encoding TetR/AcrR family transcriptional regulator, which produces MRVRTQAKRQAIVDIAGSMFLRHGYAQVSMAAVAAEVGGSKGTLYGYFPSKADLFAAFVVQVGEDAFAPLMDAIDKEQDAANTLKALGMNYLRLLLRPKIIAITRLVVSEAGRATDLSAIYFDIGPRRVLDRFIQIFETMKISGKLVPPDSAQAAQEFKALCEAGLYEPVLLGVAGIPSEGDMEANVAATVDIMCTRYGPTKSRRRPKAPAKQPSTTGVTRRKPAPEDDPLSEKAHHEQPYRL; this is translated from the coding sequence ATGCGTGTCAGAACCCAGGCCAAGCGCCAGGCCATTGTCGACATCGCCGGGTCGATGTTTCTTCGCCACGGCTATGCCCAGGTATCGATGGCGGCGGTGGCAGCAGAAGTCGGCGGATCCAAGGGAACGCTCTACGGCTACTTCCCCAGCAAGGCGGATCTGTTTGCCGCTTTTGTCGTCCAAGTGGGTGAAGATGCCTTTGCCCCTTTGATGGACGCCATCGACAAGGAGCAGGATGCGGCAAATACGCTGAAGGCGCTCGGAATGAACTATCTGAGGCTACTGCTACGCCCCAAGATCATCGCAATCACCCGTCTGGTGGTATCGGAAGCAGGCAGGGCCACCGATCTCAGCGCGATTTACTTCGACATCGGTCCGCGCCGGGTGCTGGACCGCTTCATACAGATTTTCGAAACAATGAAAATATCAGGTAAACTTGTGCCACCCGATAGCGCGCAGGCCGCACAGGAATTCAAGGCGCTGTGCGAGGCCGGTCTTTATGAACCTGTGCTGCTTGGTGTAGCCGGTATTCCGAGCGAAGGCGACATGGAGGCCAATGTCGCAGCCACGGTCGATATTATGTGCACGAGGTATGGACCGACAAAATCCCGGCGGCGACCGAAAGCACCGGCAAAACAGCCATCGACCACCGGTGTGACACGCAGGAAACCGGCACCGGAGGATGATCCGTTATCCGAAAAAGCTCACCACGAGCAACCCTATAGATTATGA
- the hutH gene encoding histidine ammonia-lyase → MTITLHPGSVPLTDLAKIYWHGEPAVLDRSFDAGIERAASRIAAIAAGNEPVYGVNTGFGKLASIKIDAADTATLQRNLILSHCCGVGAPLADNIVRLILSLKLISLGRGASGVRLELVRLIEAMLEKGVIPLIPEKGSVGASGDLAPLAHMAAVMMGEAEAFYQGEKLPGKLALERAGLTPVILAAKEGLALINGTQASTALALAGLFRAHRAAQAALITGAMSTDAAMGSSAPFTADIHTLRGHKGQIDTAASLRALLEGSVIRQSHLDGDERVQDPYCIRCQPQVDGACLDLLRMTARTLEIEANAVTDNPLVLSDDSVVSGGNFHAEPVAFAADQIAIAVCEIGAIAQRRIALLVDPALSYGLPAFLAKKPGLNSGLMIAEVTSAALMSENKQMAHPASVDSTPTSANQEDHVSMACHGARRLLQMTENLFAIIGIEALTAAQGVEFRAPLTTSPELQKAMETLRAVVPTLEEDRFMAPDLAAASALVADGSLVGSVSAGILPGLEGF, encoded by the coding sequence ATGACCATTACCCTTCACCCCGGCTCTGTGCCGCTGACCGATCTGGCAAAAATCTATTGGCATGGTGAGCCTGCCGTGCTGGATCGCAGCTTTGATGCAGGCATTGAGCGGGCAGCAAGCCGCATTGCAGCCATTGCTGCGGGCAATGAGCCGGTGTACGGCGTCAACACCGGCTTTGGCAAACTGGCTTCCATCAAGATTGATGCAGCCGATACGGCCACGCTTCAGCGCAATCTCATTCTCTCCCATTGCTGCGGCGTCGGCGCGCCGCTGGCAGACAACATCGTTCGGTTGATCTTATCGCTAAAACTGATTTCGCTGGGCCGTGGAGCCTCCGGCGTGCGGCTGGAACTGGTGCGGTTGATTGAAGCCATGCTGGAAAAAGGCGTGATTCCGCTGATCCCGGAAAAAGGCTCTGTCGGTGCCTCCGGCGATCTTGCGCCGCTGGCCCATATGGCGGCGGTGATGATGGGTGAGGCGGAAGCCTTCTATCAGGGCGAAAAATTGCCGGGCAAGCTTGCGCTGGAACGCGCTGGCCTCACCCCGGTTATTTTGGCCGCCAAAGAAGGGCTGGCGCTGATCAATGGCACGCAGGCCTCGACCGCTTTGGCCTTGGCAGGGCTTTTCCGCGCCCATCGCGCCGCCCAAGCCGCATTGATAACCGGGGCGATGTCTACCGATGCGGCAATGGGTTCCTCGGCTCCGTTTACGGCCGATATTCACACCCTTCGCGGCCACAAGGGCCAGATTGATACGGCTGCCAGCTTGCGGGCTTTGCTGGAAGGCTCGGTGATCCGCCAAAGCCATCTGGATGGTGACGAGCGCGTGCAGGACCCCTATTGCATCCGCTGCCAGCCGCAGGTGGATGGAGCCTGCCTCGATCTGCTGCGCATGACCGCCCGCACGCTGGAAATCGAAGCCAATGCGGTGACGGATAATCCGTTGGTGCTGTCCGATGACAGCGTCGTGTCTGGCGGTAATTTCCATGCTGAGCCAGTCGCCTTTGCGGCCGATCAGATTGCCATCGCCGTGTGTGAAATCGGTGCCATTGCCCAGCGGCGTATTGCGCTGTTGGTAGACCCCGCTTTGTCTTATGGCTTGCCTGCGTTTTTGGCAAAAAAGCCGGGCCTCAATTCCGGTCTTATGATTGCCGAAGTCACCTCTGCTGCCTTGATGAGTGAAAACAAGCAAATGGCCCATCCGGCCTCCGTCGATTCAACGCCAACGTCTGCCAATCAGGAAGACCATGTGTCCATGGCCTGCCACGGTGCGCGGCGGCTGTTGCAAATGACCGAAAACCTGTTTGCCATCATTGGCATTGAGGCTCTCACCGCAGCTCAAGGCGTGGAGTTTCGCGCACCCCTGACCACCAGCCCCGAGCTACAAAAGGCCATGGAGACCCTGCGCGCCGTTGTGCCGACGCTGGAAGAAGATCGGTTTATGGCACCGGACTTGGCGGCAGCCAGCGCTCTGGTGGCCGATGGGTCTTTGGTGGGCAGTGTATCGGCTGGGATTTTGCCGGGGTTGGAGGGGTTTTAA
- a CDS encoding TetR/AcrR family transcriptional regulator — protein sequence MRTKSETKRRQILTIAGDLFREHGFGAVNMAQIAASVGGSKSTLYNHFPSKEALFEAYVIEAGREPFAALADSNQAGDTVEKSLTAYARAYLRLLLSPEVLAINRLVIAEAPRFQELGRIFYQNGPRATLDQIEKKLEHLVERQALAIPDIAMAALQFKAVAEAGLYEHCLWGLIDRPNDAQIETAAKNASTTILTLYGR from the coding sequence ATGCGGACAAAAAGCGAGACGAAACGACGCCAGATCCTGACGATTGCCGGGGATCTGTTCCGGGAGCATGGATTTGGGGCCGTCAATATGGCGCAGATCGCGGCCTCGGTCGGCGGATCGAAATCGACCCTTTACAATCATTTCCCCTCCAAGGAAGCCTTGTTCGAAGCCTATGTGATTGAAGCGGGGCGCGAACCCTTTGCAGCTTTGGCCGATAGCAATCAGGCTGGCGACACCGTGGAAAAATCGCTGACGGCCTATGCGCGCGCCTACCTGCGGCTGCTGCTTTCGCCGGAGGTTCTCGCCATCAACCGGCTGGTGATTGCCGAGGCGCCACGTTTTCAAGAGCTTGGCAGGATCTTCTATCAGAATGGACCCCGGGCCACGCTGGACCAGATCGAAAAAAAGCTGGAGCATCTGGTCGAACGCCAGGCGCTTGCCATCCCAGATATCGCAATGGCGGCCTTACAGTTCAAGGCAGTGGCCGAAGCGGGTCTTTATGAACACTGCCTCTGGGGCCTGATTGATCGTCCGAATGACGCGCAAATCGAGACCGCAGCGAAAAATGCATCCACCACCATCCTGACGCTTTATGGCCGCTGA
- a CDS encoding FUSC family protein, whose amino-acid sequence MSPATKNTTRGDVNRWRRRFVFLKGPSVSFALRTTIAAILAMALATLLQIHHPYWAAMTVWLVAQPTRGLVVERGLARLVGTIIGALVGFLMLWQLSAAPGLQLSVLICWVALCAAAGSFFRHFRSYGLLLAGYTAAVVTMSGLIEPQLGHELAWSRIACTLIGVVASLVATVLFAPGATKDMVHTRSLALLRQALSLSATLLKTREETVGEPVQQFFSAVVQMDADLDTLAAGSLTGHQRARFARHIAAASTILVTEAMTARQLEEPQVRAEKTADTLAVVDQALGRGDIEAAHAAVTAIGDHAPQLSAAVTAAINYLGELSAVQPVNRLLDLNALRISDKRAAAIAFCRTFLALSAVALVWKLTGWSLGPVMLMTAAVFVTLFSSHEAPQLAVGEALKGTLCGATLGMFSRIFLLPHAENSLDMLLMVAPFLAVGAYAMSRPKTAKAAIDGNMSFLLAAQPVFPVAVSPWLSVEQTLAMVAGVAAAALAFRFVFPVNHRLVLTVLRNRLTEDLEVTARLASHEQVLQRRFRMIQRILRMGSLRLVAPSETSRDVFLLLCLVTMLGRLLDRRGRDDIASLDRRYVDFALEALKAAPENWEHHHSVFLTLLKRDPVLVPHTSL is encoded by the coding sequence ATGTCTCCAGCAACAAAAAACACCACACGTGGCGATGTGAACCGGTGGCGGCGTCGATTTGTTTTCTTAAAAGGCCCCAGCGTCAGCTTTGCCTTGCGCACCACCATTGCCGCTATTCTTGCCATGGCATTGGCCACATTGCTGCAAATTCATCATCCCTACTGGGCGGCAATGACTGTGTGGCTGGTCGCTCAGCCCACCCGTGGCCTGGTGGTCGAGCGGGGGCTGGCGCGTCTGGTTGGCACTATCATCGGGGCACTTGTCGGTTTTCTAATGCTTTGGCAATTGAGCGCTGCGCCCGGGCTGCAGCTGTCGGTGCTGATTTGCTGGGTTGCGCTGTGTGCCGCGGCTGGGTCGTTCTTTCGCCACTTCCGCTCCTATGGGCTTTTATTGGCCGGCTATACCGCTGCCGTCGTTACTATGTCGGGTCTGATCGAGCCCCAGCTTGGCCATGAACTTGCCTGGTCACGGATCGCCTGTACCCTGATCGGCGTGGTGGCTTCGCTTGTCGCCACGGTGCTTTTCGCGCCGGGGGCGACCAAGGACATGGTTCATACCCGCTCGCTGGCACTTCTGCGTCAGGCTCTGTCGCTTTCGGCGACCTTGCTGAAAACCCGTGAGGAGACTGTGGGTGAACCCGTGCAACAGTTCTTCTCTGCGGTGGTCCAAATGGACGCCGATCTCGATACATTGGCCGCGGGCTCGCTCACAGGGCACCAGCGCGCCCGGTTCGCCCGTCACATTGCCGCCGCCTCGACCATTCTTGTCACTGAAGCGATGACTGCCCGCCAACTCGAGGAACCGCAGGTGAGGGCGGAAAAGACCGCCGACACATTGGCCGTCGTCGATCAGGCGCTTGGGCGTGGTGATATCGAGGCTGCCCACGCTGCCGTCACGGCAATTGGCGACCATGCCCCGCAATTGTCCGCAGCCGTGACCGCTGCGATCAATTATTTGGGTGAGCTTTCCGCTGTCCAGCCGGTCAATCGCCTGCTGGACCTCAATGCCTTGCGTATCTCGGACAAAAGGGCGGCAGCAATTGCCTTTTGCCGGACTTTTCTTGCGCTCAGCGCCGTGGCCCTGGTCTGGAAGCTTACCGGCTGGTCACTGGGTCCGGTCATGCTCATGACGGCTGCCGTATTCGTGACGCTGTTTTCAAGCCATGAAGCCCCTCAGCTCGCGGTTGGTGAGGCATTGAAGGGGACGCTGTGCGGCGCAACGCTTGGCATGTTCTCGCGGATCTTTCTGCTGCCGCATGCGGAAAATTCGCTGGACATGCTGTTGATGGTGGCGCCCTTCCTGGCAGTGGGCGCCTATGCCATGTCGCGTCCGAAAACCGCCAAAGCGGCCATCGATGGCAACATGTCCTTTCTGCTCGCCGCCCAGCCGGTTTTTCCGGTGGCGGTATCGCCTTGGCTTTCGGTGGAGCAGACCTTGGCGATGGTGGCGGGCGTGGCGGCGGCGGCACTCGCCTTCCGGTTTGTTTTTCCGGTCAATCATCGGCTGGTGCTGACAGTGCTGCGCAACCGTTTGACGGAGGATCTTGAGGTCACGGCCCGGCTTGCAAGCCATGAACAGGTGCTGCAACGCCGCTTCAGAATGATCCAGCGCATCCTGCGTATGGGAAGTCTGCGGCTCGTTGCGCCTTCAGAAACCAGCCGGGACGTGTTTCTGCTTCTCTGCCTTGTGACCATGCTGGGCCGTCTTCTGGACCGGCGTGGGCGTGATGACATCGCCTCGCTCGACAGGCGCTATGTCGATTTTGCACTCGAAGCACTGAAAGCCGCTCCTGAAAACTGGGAGCACCATCATTCGGTCTTCTTGACCCTGCTGAAACGGGATCCGGTCCTGGTTCCCCATACATCTCTCTGA
- a CDS encoding HutD family protein, which produces MQILRREEYRRMPWKNGQGMTEEILIFPPDSGLGDFDYRLSIAHVGADGPFSTFPGVDRSIGLLEGDGMVLSLPDGQDVALKQGSEPLAFSGDWAVSSRNLGSKTVDLNIMTRRSRFRHTMKRGNLEVLHGQATRTTTTTLAIFNGDATIIANGQTISLHRFDTLVFSPGDSLDLTITAQCDVFTVTLDAEHQS; this is translated from the coding sequence ATGCAGATCCTGCGCCGGGAAGAGTATCGCCGCATGCCTTGGAAGAACGGCCAGGGCATGACAGAGGAAATCCTGATTTTTCCGCCCGACAGTGGCCTTGGGGATTTCGATTACCGGCTGTCCATTGCCCATGTCGGCGCGGACGGCCCTTTTTCGACCTTTCCCGGCGTGGACCGCAGTATTGGATTGTTGGAAGGTGACGGCATGGTTCTGTCCCTACCAGACGGCCAAGATGTGGCACTCAAACAAGGCAGTGAACCCCTCGCCTTTTCCGGCGATTGGGCCGTTTCCAGTCGCAATCTTGGCAGCAAAACGGTGGATCTCAATATCATGACCCGGCGCAGCCGCTTTCGCCACACCATGAAAAGGGGCAATCTGGAAGTGCTGCACGGCCAGGCGACCAGGACCACGACCACGACATTGGCCATTTTCAACGGTGATGCCACCATCATCGCCAATGGACAAACCATTTCCCTGCACCGCTTCGATACGCTGGTCTTTTCGCCAGGAGATTCACTGGACCTGACAATCACGGCGCAGTGCGATGTCTTCACCGTGACGCTGGATGCAGAACATCAAAGCTGA
- the hutG gene encoding N-formylglutamate deformylase has product MSNIFEITQGTSPVILAFPHTGTDVPPAIWDRLNDNGKLLADTDWHIHNLYKDLLPNITTVRATFHRYVIDANRDPAGVSLYPGQNTTGLIPETDFDGQSIWIDGQEPTEADIAERLAAFHAPYHAALLAEIERVKAIHGVAVLYDCHSIRANIPFLFEGRLPDFNIGTDMGRTCDAAIEAATVEIAATAEGYTSILNGRFKGGWTTRHYGKPDTGIHAIQMELAQASHLATEEPPFAYDEHKAGRLRVHLKAILERIEQIAFQLKQKGE; this is encoded by the coding sequence ATGTCCAACATTTTTGAGATCACCCAAGGCACCTCACCCGTCATCCTCGCCTTCCCGCACACGGGAACGGATGTGCCGCCCGCAATCTGGGACCGCCTCAACGACAACGGCAAACTGCTGGCCGATACCGATTGGCATATCCACAATCTGTACAAAGACCTGTTGCCAAACATCACCACGGTGCGCGCCACATTCCATCGCTATGTGATTGATGCCAATCGTGATCCGGCGGGGGTGAGCCTCTATCCGGGGCAGAATACCACGGGGCTTATTCCAGAGACGGATTTCGATGGACAATCGATTTGGATTGATGGACAGGAACCAACGGAGGCGGATATTGCCGAGCGTCTGGCAGCCTTTCACGCGCCCTATCACGCAGCGCTTTTGGCCGAGATCGAGCGCGTCAAAGCCATCCATGGCGTGGCCGTGCTCTATGATTGCCACTCCATCCGCGCCAACATCCCCTTTCTGTTTGAAGGCAGATTGCCGGATTTCAACATCGGCACCGATATGGGCCGCACCTGCGATGCCGCAATTGAAGCGGCAACTGTGGAGATTGCCGCAACGGCTGAAGGTTACACCTCCATCCTCAACGGCCGCTTCAAAGGCGGCTGGACCACGCGCCATTATGGCAAGCCCGACACGGGCATTCACGCCATTCAGATGGAGCTGGCGCAAGCCTCGCACCTTGCCACCGAAGAACCGCCCTTTGCCTATGATGAACACAAGGCAGGTCGTTTACGCGTGCATCTCAAAGCCATTCTGGAGCGGATCGAACAGATTGCGTTTCAACTGAAACAAAAGGGGGAATGA